One window from the genome of Deltaproteobacteria bacterium encodes:
- the fusA gene encoding elongation factor G, translating to MGRLHSLDKIRNIGIIAHIDAGKTTTTERMLFYTGVSHKMGEVDSGTAVMDWMEQERERGITITAATTTCFWRGCCVNIIDTPGHVDFTVEVERSLRVLDGAIGVFCGVSGVEPQSETVWRQADRYNVPRIAFVNKMDRIGADYFRAVDDVRQKLGATVLPLQIPIGEEDSFVGVVNVINRKAYVWDLDKLGMQFSVREVPEKLKKKVEKTRQQVIEVLADFDESIMEKYIEGKDISEEEAKRVTRKATLTGKVIPVLCGSAFKNKGVQPLLDAVADFLPSPGDVPPMKGFNPLTGEVIERGADDNEPFSALVFKIVNDPFVGRLVYLRIYSGTMKVGSYVYNSTRDIKERVGRVLRMHSNKRIDVDTMYAGDIVGVVGLKHTFTGDTLCDENKRVVFESMKFPEPVISVAVEPKTKADQEKLSLALKYMADEDPTFHVRCDVETGQTIISGMGELHLAIIVDRLRREQHVSVNVGKPQVAYKETIRKCVERQEGKFVRQTGGRGQYGHVVLRIEPLKKDKRFEFVNAIHGGDIPKEFIPSVKKGLQEAIESGVLAGYPVVKVKVTLIDGSYHVVDSSDIAFRIAASIAFKEGMKKADPYFLEPIMAIEVNVPKEHLGNVVGDINARRGRVWSVEERGEQKIVKAFIPLSGMFVYATNLRSLTQGRGTYVMQFDHYEEVSKNIVEKIKGL from the coding sequence ATGGGAAGATTACATTCATTGGACAAAATACGCAATATAGGAATAATTGCTCATATAGATGCTGGCAAAACAACAACCACGGAACGAATGCTTTTTTATACCGGCGTTTCACATAAGATGGGCGAAGTAGATTCAGGGACAGCCGTTATGGATTGGATGGAGCAAGAGAGAGAAAGAGGGATTACCATTACTGCTGCTACTACCACTTGTTTTTGGAGGGGATGTTGTGTAAACATCATTGACACTCCAGGACATGTGGATTTTACGGTAGAAGTAGAGAGGTCTTTGAGAGTTTTGGATGGAGCGATAGGTGTGTTTTGTGGCGTATCAGGGGTGGAACCGCAGTCGGAAACAGTATGGAGACAAGCGGACCGGTATAATGTGCCGCGTATTGCTTTTGTGAATAAAATGGACAGAATAGGTGCAGATTATTTTCGGGCGGTAGATGATGTGAGACAGAAGTTGGGTGCAACTGTGTTACCTTTGCAAATACCAATAGGAGAAGAAGATAGTTTTGTGGGTGTGGTGAATGTAATAAATAGGAAAGCCTATGTTTGGGATTTAGATAAATTAGGAATGCAGTTTTCTGTTCGTGAGGTTCCAGAAAAGCTAAAGAAAAAGGTAGAAAAAACAAGGCAACAAGTAATAGAGGTGTTGGCTGATTTTGATGAGTCAATTATGGAAAAATATATAGAAGGGAAAGATATAAGTGAAGAAGAGGCGAAAAGGGTTACAAGAAAAGCTACTTTGACGGGGAAAGTTATCCCTGTTTTATGTGGTAGTGCTTTTAAAAACAAGGGCGTACAGCCACTCTTAGATGCTGTTGCGGATTTTCTTCCTTCGCCCGGAGATGTTCCTCCTATGAAAGGTTTTAATCCTTTAACGGGAGAAGTAATAGAGAGAGGGGCTGATGATAACGAACCTTTTTCTGCTTTGGTTTTTAAGATAGTTAATGATCCTTTTGTGGGTAGGTTGGTATACTTACGGATTTATTCTGGTACGATGAAGGTAGGTAGTTATGTGTATAATTCCACTAGAGATATCAAGGAACGAGTAGGAAGAGTTTTGCGCATGCATTCTAACAAGAGAATAGATGTAGACACAATGTATGCGGGAGATATAGTAGGGGTCGTTGGATTAAAACATACTTTCACTGGTGATACACTATGTGATGAAAATAAAAGGGTTGTTTTTGAGTCGATGAAATTTCCTGAACCTGTAATTTCTGTAGCGGTTGAGCCAAAGACGAAAGCTGATCAAGAGAAGCTTTCTCTGGCGTTAAAATACATGGCTGACGAGGATCCTACATTTCATGTAAGATGTGATGTGGAAACGGGACAGACAATAATATCAGGAATGGGCGAGCTGCATTTGGCTATAATCGTCGATCGTCTGCGTCGAGAGCAGCATGTGTCAGTAAATGTAGGCAAACCTCAAGTAGCTTATAAGGAAACTATAAGAAAATGTGTGGAACGGCAGGAGGGAAAATTTGTCAGACAAACAGGTGGCAGGGGACAATACGGACATGTTGTTTTAAGGATTGAACCCCTAAAAAAGGATAAGAGGTTTGAGTTTGTTAATGCTATACATGGTGGTGATATACCAAAGGAGTTTATCCCGTCTGTTAAAAAAGGCTTGCAAGAAGCAATAGAGTCTGGTGTTTTAGCGGGTTATCCTGTGGTTAAAGTTAAGGTTACTTTGATTGATGGTTCTTATCATGTGGTTGATTCTTCTGATATAGCTTTTAGAATTGCAGCTTCTATTGCCTTTAAAGAGGGAATGAAGAAAGCTGATCCTTACTTTTTAGAGCCTATTATGGCTATAGAGGTAAATGTTCCCAAGGAACATTTAGGTAATGTTGTGGGAGATATCAATGCACGACGAGGACGAGTGTGGAGCGTAGAGGAAAGAGGAGAACAGAAAATAGTCAAGGCATTCATTCCGCTTTCGGGAATGTTTGTATATGCGACAAACTTGCGTTCTCTTACGCAGGGAAGAGGAACATATGTGATGCAATTTGATCATTATGAGGAAGTTTCTAAAAACATTGTGGAAAAGATAAAAGGGTTGTAG
- the rpsG gene encoding 30S ribosomal protein S7 → MRRRRAEQRSISPDLIYKSVLVAKIINNIMWDGKKTVAERAFYKAMDIVKDKTGQDPMEVLKKVMSNIMPRLEVRPRRVGGATYQVPVEVRASRQRSLAVRWLVGYARKRHEKRMFEKLANEILDASEGKGGAAKKRGDVHKMAEANRAFAHYRW, encoded by the coding sequence ATGCGAAGGCGAAGGGCAGAGCAGAGGAGTATTTCTCCTGACCTTATTTATAAAAGTGTATTGGTAGCTAAAATTATAAATAATATAATGTGGGATGGTAAAAAGACGGTTGCTGAAAGGGCATTTTATAAAGCGATGGATATTGTGAAAGATAAAACAGGACAGGATCCGATGGAAGTTTTAAAAAAAGTAATGTCCAACATTATGCCTCGATTAGAGGTGAGGCCGCGTAGAGTAGGTGGGGCTACTTACCAGGTACCAGTGGAAGTGAGAGCTTCTAGGCAGAGAAGCTTGGCTGTTCGATGGTTGGTTGGCTATGCAAGAAAAAGGCACGAGAAAAGGATGTTTGAGAAATTGGCGAATGAGATATTGGATGCCAGCGAAGGTAAGGGTGGCGCGGCTAAAAAGAGAGGGGATGTACATAAGATGGCGGAAGCGAATAGGGCTTTTGCTCACTACAGGTGGTGA
- a CDS encoding 30S ribosomal protein S12, whose product MPTINQLIRKGRRNKKESKKMLALEGCPQKRGVCIRVYTTTPKKPNSALRKVARVKLTSGAEVTAYIPGEGHSLQEHSIILVRGGRVKDLPGVRYHVVRGALDTGGVEDRKQGRSKYGAKKPKSGV is encoded by the coding sequence ATGCCAACGATTAATCAACTAATTAGAAAGGGAAGAAGAAACAAAAAAGAAAGCAAAAAAATGTTGGCGCTGGAGGGCTGCCCTCAGAAAAGAGGTGTTTGCATAAGGGTGTATACAACAACACCGAAGAAGCCAAATTCTGCTTTAAGGAAAGTGGCGAGGGTGAAGTTGACCAGTGGCGCTGAGGTAACCGCATACATTCCCGGAGAAGGTCATAGCTTACAGGAGCATTCTATCATTTTGGTAAGAGGAGGCAGAGTGAAAGATTTACCGGGAGTGAGGTATCATGTAGTGAGAGGTGCTTTGGATACGGGAGGAGTTGAGGATAGAAAACAGGGAAGATCTAAATATGGTGCGAAGAAACCAAAGAGTGGAGTGTAG
- the rpoC gene encoding DNA-directed RNA polymerase subunit beta', with translation MFTILKGKPRSTRDFDAIRIGLVSPDKIREWSYGEVKKAETINYRTFKPERDGLFCARIFGPMKDYECLCGKYKRIKYKGVVCEKCGVEVTEARVRRERMGHIELATPVSHIWYLRSIPSIMSLFFDIKLKDLDRVIYYESYITIKSTVPEIPVKKTLSEKEYREAKEIYGDKFVAEMGASAIRKLWEKIDIDALHEELQEAIRTTTFTAKKKKTVRRARIVEKFKRAGSRPEWMILEVLPVLPPDLRPLVSLESGRFASSDLNDLYRRVINRNNRLKRLMELGAPSIIVRNEKRMLQEAVDALLDNGRRKQVVRASNNRPLKSLSDSIKGKAGRFRRNLLGKRVDYSGRSVIIVGPELKLGQCGLPRLMALELFKPFIYNKLIDLGLTSTIKGAKKMVERREEVIWDILEEIVKEYPVLLNRAPTLHRLSIQAFHPVLIKDKAIQLHPLVCPAFNADFDGDQMAIHVPLSPEAKMEAEVLMLSPHGVISPASGNPVAVPTQDMVLGIYYMTKPKNGVIGEGMLFSSPDEARFAYDNDVCSLNASIKVRMDGEMVSTTTGRVILGGILPDGVPFELVNKTMKKKDVVNVVNYIYKNKDLPTTTKFLDDVKEMGFCMATRAGISISLDDIDVPLEKKRIIEVADEKVKAIAEQYRQGLLTDMERYNKVVDIWSGATDKIADVMMKNLGGEFGESFNPIYVMADSGARGSAQQIRQLAGARGLMAKPSGDIIETPIKSNFKEGLSVLEYFISSHGARKGLADTALKTANAGYLTRKLVDVAQDVIITAEDCGSTEGMYVSAIITSGEEIESLRERISGRTAAENVINPFTKKIIVEENEIISDRKADEIAEVGIKRVKIHTVLTCKMDHGVCAKCYGLDLARGEKVELGEAVGIISAQSIGEPGTQLTLRTFHIGGTASKTGEKMSAETSRAGIVRFCNLEIAENSSKERIVLSRRDAYVLVTEPQIIAVNSGKVKITEDTVNYNIAVGDNENYTLKKVDFVTEKDVFGSGAEAIGKFMFTVKDGAVTSSGTLLAERILEVWDVPRKIPYGSRIHVNKGETLKRFVRVEEGGEVCLYALSGNKLIEIDDFHQGVVNRHGTHIFIKKDNEIVERHYIPRGSIIYVRKGSTVKPGELIVGFNDEKAKQRFESDPELFKSVCVLSEWDAYSDFILVSVEGYIKYLDIEQGSTFKEDIDRVTGLRNKIIIESRDPLLRPRIAIVDKDGNVKKLPGIDEEAVYYLPTGTILLKNDGDYVKAGDEMGKIPKELIKTTDITGGLPRANELFEAKVPKNAAVVTEINGIVSYGKTIKSKRMLVVTSTGGTRKEYAISRDKRLLVYPGDRVEMGEPLTDGVVDPHDILEILGERELQKHLLNEVQQVYRLQGVNINDKHIEIIVRQMLSKVIVEDAGDTGFMEDEMVNRFRFMKENLKMIEDEKKPAIGRIILLGITKAALSAESFVSAASFQETTRVLREASISGAIDLLKGLKENVIVGRLVPAGTGQRRFDEIGIVPKTLDK, from the coding sequence ATGTTTACTATTTTAAAAGGTAAACCAAGGTCTACGAGGGATTTTGATGCGATAAGGATAGGTCTTGTTTCCCCGGATAAGATAAGGGAATGGAGTTATGGCGAGGTGAAGAAGGCAGAAACGATCAACTATAGAACATTTAAACCTGAAAGAGATGGTCTTTTCTGCGCTCGTATATTTGGACCAATGAAAGATTATGAATGTTTGTGTGGGAAGTATAAGAGGATAAAGTACAAGGGTGTTGTGTGCGAAAAATGTGGTGTAGAAGTAACGGAGGCAAGGGTAAGAAGAGAAAGGATGGGACATATTGAGCTTGCTACACCAGTTAGTCATATATGGTATTTGAGAAGTATTCCTAGCATAATGTCTCTGTTTTTTGATATTAAACTGAAAGACTTAGATCGGGTTATATATTATGAATCTTACATAACTATAAAGAGCACTGTTCCGGAAATTCCGGTGAAGAAGACTCTTTCAGAAAAGGAATATCGCGAGGCGAAAGAAATATATGGAGATAAGTTTGTTGCAGAAATGGGTGCTTCAGCTATAAGAAAATTATGGGAAAAGATAGATATTGATGCATTACATGAAGAACTTCAAGAAGCAATTAGGACAACGACATTTACGGCAAAGAAGAAGAAGACTGTAAGAAGGGCACGAATAGTAGAGAAATTCAAGCGGGCAGGAAGCAGGCCAGAATGGATGATATTGGAGGTTTTGCCTGTTTTGCCCCCCGATTTGCGCCCGTTGGTTTCTTTGGAGAGTGGAAGATTTGCATCCTCGGATTTAAACGATCTTTATAGAAGAGTAATTAATAGAAATAATCGTTTAAAAAGACTTATGGAATTGGGTGCGCCATCCATTATCGTTAGGAATGAGAAGAGAATGCTTCAGGAAGCGGTAGATGCATTACTGGATAACGGAAGGAGAAAACAGGTAGTAAGAGCAAGTAACAATAGACCATTAAAATCTCTTTCGGATTCCATAAAAGGGAAAGCAGGAAGATTTCGTCGCAATCTTTTGGGCAAAAGAGTGGATTATTCCGGTCGCTCGGTAATCATTGTGGGACCTGAGTTAAAATTAGGCCAGTGTGGATTACCTCGTCTTATGGCATTAGAACTTTTCAAACCCTTTATTTACAATAAACTTATTGATTTAGGGTTAACCAGCACAATAAAAGGTGCGAAGAAAATGGTGGAAAGAAGAGAGGAAGTGATATGGGATATTCTGGAGGAAATAGTTAAAGAATATCCTGTGCTTTTAAACAGAGCTCCTACGCTTCATAGACTTTCTATTCAGGCTTTTCACCCTGTACTTATCAAGGACAAAGCTATTCAACTTCATCCTCTTGTTTGTCCAGCCTTTAATGCAGATTTTGATGGAGATCAGATGGCAATACATGTTCCCCTGTCTCCAGAAGCAAAGATGGAAGCAGAGGTTTTAATGTTGTCTCCGCATGGTGTTATTTCTCCTGCCAGTGGAAACCCTGTTGCTGTCCCTACACAGGATATGGTATTGGGCATTTACTATATGACGAAACCAAAAAATGGTGTTATTGGCGAGGGGATGCTTTTTTCATCCCCAGACGAGGCTAGATTTGCTTACGATAATGATGTATGTTCATTAAACGCTTCTATTAAAGTGAGGATGGATGGTGAAATGGTAAGCACAACCACAGGTAGAGTGATTTTGGGTGGAATTTTGCCTGATGGTGTGCCATTTGAACTGGTAAATAAAACGATGAAAAAGAAAGATGTAGTTAATGTGGTAAATTACATCTATAAAAACAAAGATTTACCTACTACAACAAAATTTTTAGATGATGTAAAAGAAATGGGTTTTTGTATGGCGACCCGAGCAGGTATATCTATTTCTCTTGATGATATAGATGTGCCCCTGGAGAAGAAGAGAATAATTGAAGTTGCCGATGAGAAGGTAAAAGCGATTGCGGAACAATATAGACAAGGTCTTCTAACGGATATGGAGAGATATAATAAGGTAGTGGATATATGGAGTGGGGCAACGGATAAGATTGCCGATGTAATGATGAAAAATTTAGGCGGGGAATTTGGAGAAAGTTTTAATCCTATATATGTTATGGCTGATTCTGGTGCTCGTGGTTCAGCACAGCAGATAAGACAACTTGCAGGTGCAAGAGGTTTGATGGCTAAACCATCAGGAGATATTATTGAAACCCCGATTAAGTCAAACTTTAAAGAAGGATTGAGTGTACTGGAATATTTTATTTCTAGCCATGGGGCGAGAAAAGGATTGGCTGATACAGCGTTGAAAACAGCGAATGCAGGATATTTGACGAGAAAACTTGTGGATGTGGCACAGGATGTAATAATCACCGCTGAGGATTGTGGTTCAACAGAAGGTATGTATGTCTCGGCAATTATTACAAGTGGTGAAGAAATAGAAAGTCTAAGAGAAAGGATATCGGGGAGAACAGCGGCAGAGAATGTAATTAATCCTTTTACAAAGAAGATAATTGTAGAGGAAAATGAGATTATAAGTGATAGAAAAGCAGATGAAATTGCAGAAGTAGGGATAAAAAGGGTAAAAATACACACTGTTCTTACCTGCAAGATGGATCATGGGGTATGTGCCAAGTGCTATGGTCTGGATTTAGCGAGGGGCGAAAAAGTGGAGTTAGGAGAGGCAGTGGGTATTATTTCTGCTCAATCTATAGGTGAGCCGGGAACACAGCTTACCTTAAGAACCTTTCACATTGGGGGAACGGCGAGCAAAACAGGGGAAAAGATGAGTGCAGAAACATCTCGAGCAGGCATTGTCAGGTTTTGCAATTTGGAGATTGCTGAAAATTCCAGCAAAGAGCGTATTGTTCTTTCTAGAAGGGATGCTTATGTACTGGTGACGGAACCGCAAATAATAGCTGTAAACAGTGGAAAAGTAAAGATTACTGAAGATACTGTGAACTATAATATAGCAGTAGGTGATAATGAAAATTATACTTTAAAAAAAGTAGATTTTGTTACAGAGAAGGATGTATTTGGCAGCGGCGCAGAGGCTATAGGTAAATTTATGTTTACAGTAAAAGATGGGGCTGTTACATCTTCTGGTACTTTGCTGGCAGAGAGGATATTGGAGGTATGGGATGTGCCACGCAAGATCCCTTATGGCTCGAGGATTCATGTAAATAAAGGTGAAACACTTAAACGTTTTGTACGCGTAGAGGAGGGGGGAGAAGTTTGTCTTTATGCCTTATCCGGTAATAAATTGATAGAAATAGATGATTTTCATCAGGGGGTGGTGAACAGGCATGGAACGCATATTTTTATAAAGAAAGACAATGAAATTGTTGAGAGACATTATATTCCAAGAGGATCTATTATATATGTAAGAAAAGGAAGTACAGTTAAGCCGGGCGAACTTATTGTAGGGTTCAATGATGAGAAAGCAAAACAAAGATTTGAAAGTGACCCGGAGTTGTTTAAATCTGTTTGTGTTCTTTCTGAATGGGATGCATATAGTGACTTTATTTTAGTGAGTGTTGAAGGATATATAAAATATTTAGATATAGAACAGGGCAGTACTTTTAAAGAAGATATAGATAGGGTAACAGGCCTAAGGAACAAGATAATTATTGAATCTCGTGATCCCCTTCTTCGCCCTCGTATTGCCATTGTTGATAAAGATGGTAATGTAAAAAAATTGCCGGGTATAGATGAGGAAGCTGTCTATTATCTTCCTACAGGAACGATTCTCCTTAAGAACGATGGTGATTATGTTAAGGCAGGAGACGAGATGGGAAAAATTCCTAAGGAATTGATAAAGACAACGGATATAACAGGTGGACTGCCCAGAGCAAATGAATTGTTCGAAGCAAAAGTACCAAAGAACGCAGCAGTAGTTACTGAAATAAATGGTATAGTTTCTTATGGTAAGACGATAAAAAGCAAGAGAATGCTTGTTGTGACCTCTACTGGAGGAACGAGAAAAGAATATGCTATCTCTCGTGACAAGAGATTGCTTGTGTATCCGGGAGATAGAGTAGAAATGGGGGAACCCTTGACAGATGGAGTGGTAGACCCACATGACATTTTAGAGATATTGGGCGAGAGGGAATTGCAAAAGCATTTGCTAAATGAAGTTCAGCAGGTTTATAGATTGCAAGGAGTGAACATAAATGACAAACATATAGAGATAATTGTAAGGCAAATGCTTTCTAAGGTGATAGTAGAAGACGCAGGAGATACAGGGTTTATGGAAGATGAGATGGTTAATAGGTTTAGGTTTATGAAAGAAAACCTGAAGATGATAGAGGACGAAAAGAAACCTGCTATAGGAAGGATTATCCTTTTGGGAATTACGAAAGCGGCGTTGAGTGCGGAGAGCTTTGTTTCTGCCGCTTCATTTCAGGAGACAACACGAGTGCTCAGAGAAGCCAGTATTTCTGGAGCAATAGATCTTCTTAAGGGATTGAAGGAAAATGTGATTGTGGGGCGGTTGGTTCCTGCAGGTACGGGTCAAAGGCGATTTGACGAGATAGGCATTGTACCAAAAACACTTGACAAATAA